A genome region from Setaria italica strain Yugu1 chromosome III, Setaria_italica_v2.0, whole genome shotgun sequence includes the following:
- the LOC101773633 gene encoding uncharacterized protein LOC101773633 isoform X3, whose amino-acid sequence MDNDNGDADDLGSGWFEVKKKHRSSSKYTLQRSSGGSSQKIPNSSSRSRPNCSSDSSRWHDRPQHPPPNINANVGVDESGTGETTNVLAERCNDVGASDLKGVLNTSASEYVAERPDELLVAEETSEPPKTSLADHANPSVPHESSTCSGSVAKCADDSQHVKCSPKTESLGVLSNTPVKFGDFDEVPGLSLPSDSYRDNSSSRDHGHGGDAAHSRNEQKDESKPKVETNSCATIDEASPIIIQGTETPSDDTIGPLDAHETPESMLNVSGSAASTDSVSLPCSSNDHEVPVTSSSVASTESRTLLPNHAPASADFGSETAESKERFRQRLWCFLFENLNRAVDELYLLCELECDMEQINESILVLEEAISDFQELKSRAEHFDNTKKSPGVPKEGMPMAVKADHRRPHALSWEVRRMTSSPHRQEILSSSLEAFQRIQLELACKQAGITAERFTSSSSGEVLSSSSELTTASATVRNISLKVESQVKLPDSGSEKKIAGEKQIRDAFKSDKSHPQSMPSYSARSRRGSLEPISEIEKHTFKNDRELPENKFDRLKSADVVKKSTVHLEKEKQITAPWKSMDAWKEKRNWEDILKSPARSSRVSHSPGVGRKVTDRGRVLHDKLMSPEKKKRSALDMKKEAEEKHARALRIRSQLESERVQRLQRTSEKLNRVNEWQAVRSSKLREVMNARHQRGESRHEAYLAQVAKRAGDESTKVNEVRFITSLNEENKKFLLRQKLYDSEMRRAEKLQVIKTKQKEDTAREEAVLERRKFLEAEKMQRLAEIQRKKEEAIFRREEERKASSAAREARAAEQQRRKEIRAKAQQEEAELLAQKLAEKLRESEQRRKYHLEQIRERASMDLRDQTSPFQRRFPSKDGQNRSTNSGEDSQITGNSSTADSVVKSSNNVQMKRRIKKIRQRLMALKHEFIEPPIGESTGITHRAALGAAKAKLSRWLQDLQKLRQARKEGTASIGLIVGDMTKYLEGKDLELHASRQVGLLGFIASALPASHTSKPGACQVTVYLLRLLRVLLSLPANRTYFLVQNLLPPIIPMLSASLENYIKVAASNSGSSNLLPNKTSTENTESSGEVLDGFLWTVTMIVGHVHLDDEQLQMQGGLIELIVAYQIIHRLRDLFALYDRPQVEGSPLPSSIRFGLNLLAVLTSKPGNFSTIDWESCKCRTLGGTIVQEYEYLSSQDSMGNQLMTLEQSGDNKLASLCSELPEENKSCKLHDLSIPGDRKLVDEARKDLIPVSGGLNNPAMQPPDLGIATEKRSEIPSQGDENSTIDSFLEGRKVNNVGSGYNSSPGKGNETSLKHPVMLLLSAMTETGLVSLPSLLTAVLLQANNRSSSEQTSAILPSNFEEVATGVLKVLNNVARLDINLLQCMLARSDLKMEFFHLISFLLSHCMNKWRVPNDQEGDMWGWV is encoded by the exons ATGGATAATGATAATGGAGATGCGGATGACCTTGGATCAGGATGGTTTGAAGTGAAAAAG AAGCATCGGTCCAGCTCGAAATACACATTGCAGAGGTCTTCTGGAGGTTCCAGCCAGAAAATTCCAAACTCGTCGTCACGGTCACGGCCCAACTGTAGCAGTGACAGTTCAAGGTGGCATGACAGGCCGCAACATCCTCCTCCGAACATAAATGCTAATGTTGGCGTTGATGAATCTGGTACTGGAGAAACAACTAATGTTCTAGCTGAAAGATGCAATGATGTAGGTGCTAGTGACCTGAAGGGTGTCTTAAATACTTCAGCCTCAGAGTATGTAGCAGAAAGACCTGACGAGCTGCTGGTGGCTGAAGAAACAAGTGAACCTCCCAAAACCAGTCTGGCTGATCATGCAAATCCTTCAGTGCCTCATGAGTCCTCGACCTGTTCAGGCAGTGTTGCCAAATGTGCAGACGATTCTCAGCATGTAAAATGTTCTCCAAAAACAGAGTCGCTAGGTGTTTTGTCCAATACTCCTGTCAAGTTTGGAGACTTTGATGAAGTTCCAGGTTTATCATTACCCTCTGATTCATACAGAGATAACAGTTCTTCTAGAGACCATGGGCATGGTGGAGATGCTGCACATTCCAGAAATGAGCAAAAGGATGAAAGTAAACCCAAAGTGGAGACGAACTCTTGTGCAACAATTGATGAGGCATCTCCAATCATTATACAAGGAACAGAGACACCCAGTGATGACACGATAGGGCCACTGGATGCACATGAAACACCAGAAAGTATGTTGAATGTTAGTGGTTCAGCAGCCTCAACTGACTCTGTTTCCCTACCCTGCTCCAGTAATGATCATGAAGTTCCAGTTACATCTTCATCTGTTGCGTCCACAGAAAGTAGAACGTTACTTCCTAACCATGCACCAGCTTCTGCAGATTTCGGATCTGAAACTGCTGAGAGCAAAGAAAGATTCAGGCAGAGGCTATGGTGCTTTCTTTTTGAGAATCTGAATAGGGCTGTTGATGAACTTTACCTCCTCTGTGAACTAGAATGTGACATGGAACAAATTAATGAATCCATACTTGTTCTTGAAGAAGCTATATCTGATTTTCAAGAACTTAAATCCAGAGCAGAGCATTTTGATAACACCAAAAAGTCTCCTGGTGTACCCAAAGAGGGGATGCCAATGGCTGTGAAAGCTGACCATAGGAGACCTCATGCCTTGTCTTGGGAG GTCAGAAGGATGACAAGTTCACCACACAGGCAAGAAATACTCTCTTCATCTCTAGAGGCCTTCCAAAGGATCCAATTGGAACTGGCATGCAAGCAGGCTGGTATAACGGCAGAGAGATTTACATCCAGCTCTTCTGGAGAAGTTTTGAGTAGCTCATCAGAGCTGACCACAGCATCCGCTACTGTTAGGAATATAAGTTTGAAAGTGGAGAGTCAGGTAAAACTTCCTGATAGTGGTAGTGAGAAAAAGATTGCTGGAGAGAAGCAAATCAGGGATGCATTCAAGTCAGATAAATCACATCCACAAAGTATGCCTTCATATTCTGCAAGGAGTAGAAGAGGGTCACTAGAACCGATCTCGGAAATAGAGAAGCACACTTTTAAGAATGACAGGGAGTTGCCAGAAAACAAATTTGACAGGCTCAAGTCAGCCGATGTTGTTAAAAAGAGTACAGTTCATCTTGAAAAGGAGAAGCAAATTACAGCACCTTGGAAGTCAATGGATGCCTGGAAGGAGAAAAGGAACTGGGAAGATATATTGAAATCTCCTGCACGGAGTTCTCGGGTTTCTCATTCTCCTGGTGTTGGCAGAAAAGTTACAGATCGTGGTCGTGTTCTACATGACAAGTTGATGTctcctgaaaagaaaaaaagaagcgcTTTGGATATGAaaaaagaagcagaagaaaagCATGCACGAGCACTGCGAATTAGGAGTCAACTAGAAAGTGAGAGGGTTCAGAGGCTACAACGTACCTCTGAAAAGTTAAATCGTGTCAATGAGTGGCAGGCTGTGCGCAGCTCAAAACTGCGAGAAGTAATGAATGCACGCCATCAACGTGGTGAATCTCGTCATGAAGCATATCTTGCTCAGGTTGCAAAAAGAGCTGGTGATGAGAGTACTAAAGTAAATGAGGTCCGTTTTATTACATCGCTGaatgaggaaaacaaaaagttCTTGCTGAGGCAGAAACTTTATGATTCTGAAATGCGGAGAGCTGAAAAGCTACAGGTGATCAAAACAAAGCAAAAGGAGGACACTGCTAGGGAAGAAGCTGTTTTGGAACGAAGAAAGTTCCTTGAAGCTGAGAAGATGCAGCGCCTTGCTGAAATACAGCGCAAGAAAGAAGAGGCTATTTTCAGAAGAGAAGAAGAGCGCAAAGCATCTAGTGCTGCACGGGAAGCAAGGGCTGCAGAACAGCAGCGTAGAAAAGAAATAAGAGCAAAAGCGCAACAAGAGGAAGCTGAACTTTTAGCCCAAAAGTTAGCTGAAAAGCTCCGTGAGAGTGAGCAGCGCCGCAAGTATCACCTAGAGCAGATACGGGAGCGAGCCTCTATGGATCTTAGGGATCAGACTTCACCTTTTCAGCGCCGCTTTCCAAGTAAAGATGGCCAAAACCGTTCAACTAATAGCGGCGAAGACTCTCAGATTACTGGCAATTCCAGCACCGCAGACTCTGTGGTTAAATCATCGAATAATGTACAGATGAAACGAAGGATCAAAAAGATTCGCCAGAGATTAATGGCTCTGAAGCATGAATTTATCGAACCACCCATAGGTGAAAGTACTGGAATCACACACAGGGCTGCTCTAGGAGCTGCCAAAGCTAAGTTAAGTAGATGGCTTCAAGACCTACAGAAACTTCGTCAAGCTAGAAAAGAAGGCACTGCCAGTATTGGTTTGATTGTTGGTGACATGACAAAG TATTTAGAAGGAAAGGATCTTGAACTGCATGCATCAAGACAAGTTGGTCTGCTTGGCTTCATTGCATCTGCTTTACCTGCATCACACACTTCAAAGCCTGGAGCTTGTCAAGTCACTGTCTACCTCTTGCGCCTGTTGAGAGTATTGCTCTCACTTCCAGCTAATCGAACATATTTTCTAGTACAGAATCTTTTACCTCCGATTATTCCCATGCTATCAGCATCACTGGAGAATTACATTAAGGTGGCAGCATCCAACTCTGGAAGTTCAAATCTTCTGCCTAACAAAACTTCAACCGAGAATACAGAGTCATCAGGTGAAGTGTTAGATGGCTTCTTATGGACTGTGACCATGATCGTTGGCCATGTACACCTCGATGATGAACAACTTCAAATGCAGGGAGGTTTGATCGAACTGATTGTAGCTTATCAAATAATTCACCGTCTGCGAGATTTGTTTGCCCTTTATGATAGGCCCCAGGTGGAAGGATCCCCACTCCCATCATCTATACGCTTTGGTCTCAACCTTTTGGCTGTCTTAACATCTAAACCTGGAAATTTCTCTACCATTGATTGGGAGTCCTGCAAATGCAGGACATTAGGTGGCACTATAGTTCAAGAATATGAATATCTTAGCTCACAAGACAGTATGGGGAACCAGTTGATGACACTAGAGCAGTCTGGAGATAACAAATTGGCATCCTTGTGTAGTGAACTGCCTGAAGAAAACAAATCATGTAAACTGCATGACTTGAGCATTCCTGGGGACAGAAAATTGGTTGATGAAGCTAGAAAAGACTTGATACCTGTCTCAGGTGGCCTGAATAATCCAGCAATGCAACCACCTGATTTGGGGATTGCTACAGAGAAGCGTTCTGAAATTCCTAGCCAGGGAGATGAAAATAGCACAATCGACAGTtttcttgaaggaagaaaggtGAACAATGTAGGTTCAGGGTATAACAGTAGTCCTGGAAAAGGCAACGAGACAAGCCTAAAGCATCCTGTAATGCTTTTACTTTCTGCTATGACTGAGACTGGCCTTGTTAGTCTACCATCACTTTTGACTGCTGTGTTGCTCCAGGCGAACAACAGATCATCTTCAGAACAG ACTTCAGCTATTCTTCCATCAAATTTTGAAGAAGTAGCCACTGGTGTATTAAAAGTTTTGAACAATGTGGCACGCttggatataaatcttctgcAGTGCATGCTG GCTAGATCAGATCTAAAGATGGAGTTCTTCCATTTAATCAGCTTCCTTCTGAGCCATTGCATGAACAAATGGAGAGTACCAAACGATCAG GAAGGTGATATGTGGGGTTGGGTATAA